A genomic segment from Amycolatopsis camponoti encodes:
- a CDS encoding helix-turn-helix domain-containing protein: protein MKGLLLRLSGLDADAENAVRVIGFFDRLITGHAGLDALVGSTAELAGCPVGVHAPGQGLSLRAEPGHGVTTAGTAPAGAAVRRLEGGVEVWVARGGAPAPLDDMLLERFAIATAILLEQGGVPRPELGDPALVELVLSEDAGTAERSRALHLLGISPAARFRVLAGTGVDGLAGRAAQLGGVRAILLDAVPGPLPDGGRAGIGPELPAIDAARSWAAARTALRFTAGSEPVVWWDRLGSLVAFAGRLDGPDLAELPDVRALDRLAAEAHGDDTLAALDALCATGSARKAAAVLHRHHSTMPARLARAEAVLGFEVDSPGGRFRLHLALMLRRLRDNASVS, encoded by the coding sequence ATGAAGGGGCTGCTGCTGCGCCTGTCCGGGCTCGACGCCGACGCCGAGAACGCCGTGCGGGTGATCGGGTTCTTCGATCGCCTGATCACCGGCCACGCCGGCCTGGACGCGCTGGTGGGCAGCACGGCCGAGCTCGCCGGCTGCCCGGTCGGCGTGCACGCGCCCGGACAGGGGCTGTCGCTGCGCGCGGAACCGGGCCACGGCGTCACGACGGCCGGCACGGCGCCGGCGGGAGCGGCCGTCCGCCGGCTCGAGGGCGGCGTCGAGGTGTGGGTGGCCCGGGGCGGCGCACCGGCTCCGCTCGACGACATGCTGCTGGAACGGTTCGCGATCGCCACCGCGATCCTGCTGGAGCAGGGCGGAGTGCCGCGGCCCGAGCTCGGCGACCCCGCGCTGGTCGAGCTGGTGCTGTCCGAGGACGCCGGGACGGCCGAGCGGTCGCGGGCCCTGCACCTGCTGGGGATCTCCCCGGCGGCCCGGTTCCGAGTGCTGGCGGGCACCGGCGTCGACGGGCTCGCCGGGCGTGCGGCGCAGCTGGGCGGGGTACGCGCGATCCTGCTGGACGCCGTGCCCGGCCCGCTTCCGGACGGCGGCCGGGCGGGCATCGGCCCGGAGCTGCCGGCCATCGACGCGGCCCGTTCCTGGGCCGCCGCCCGGACGGCGCTGCGCTTCACGGCGGGTTCCGAGCCGGTGGTGTGGTGGGACCGGCTCGGCAGCTTGGTCGCGTTCGCCGGCCGGCTCGACGGGCCGGACCTCGCCGAGCTGCCCGACGTCCGAGCGCTCGACCGGCTCGCGGCCGAAGCCCACGGCGACGACACCCTGGCGGCACTCGACGCGCTGTGCGCGACCGGCTCGGCCCGCAAGGCCGCGGCGGTGCTGCACCGCCACCACAGCACGATGCCGGCCCGCTTGGCCCGCGCCGAAGCGGTCCTCGGCTTCGAGGTCGACTCCCCTGGGGGTCGGTTCCGGCTGCACCTCGCCCTGATGCTGAGACGGCTGCGGGACAACGCTTCGGTCAGCTGA
- a CDS encoding alpha/beta hydrolase — MTYAIDPELVPWLDMLPAVTLTDYEALVAARSSMGQLGEVLPAYEPANPIDVRDTTVPGPSDAPEVPVRVYSPANRTGAVPGLLYIHGGGFVLGDLDMFHASLLRLVDELGIVIVSVDYRLAPEHPFPAPVEDCYAALQWVEAKAAELGIDPARIGVGGESAGGGLSAAVALLARDRGGPALCFQYLGIPELDDRLDTPSMRAYTDTPLWNQPNAVFSWTSYLDAEPGGDGVSPYAAPARAADLAGLPPAFVTTCQFDPLRDEGIQYAQRLAHAGVATELRHYPGTFHGSGMVETAAISRRMFADEVDALRRGLRVSAG, encoded by the coding sequence ATGACCTACGCGATCGATCCCGAGCTGGTGCCCTGGCTGGACATGCTGCCGGCCGTGACCCTGACCGACTACGAGGCCCTGGTCGCCGCGCGCTCCTCGATGGGGCAGCTGGGCGAGGTCCTGCCGGCCTACGAGCCGGCGAACCCCATCGACGTCCGCGATACGACCGTGCCGGGGCCGTCGGACGCGCCGGAGGTCCCGGTGCGCGTCTACTCCCCGGCGAACCGCACCGGCGCGGTGCCCGGCCTGCTCTACATCCACGGTGGCGGGTTCGTCCTCGGCGACCTGGACATGTTCCACGCGTCGCTGCTCCGGCTGGTCGACGAGCTGGGCATCGTGATCGTGTCGGTCGATTACCGGCTGGCGCCGGAGCACCCGTTCCCGGCGCCGGTCGAGGACTGCTACGCGGCCCTGCAATGGGTCGAGGCCAAGGCGGCGGAGCTGGGCATCGACCCGGCGCGGATCGGCGTCGGCGGCGAAAGCGCGGGCGGCGGCCTCTCGGCGGCGGTGGCGCTGCTGGCCCGCGACCGCGGCGGCCCGGCGCTCTGCTTCCAGTACCTCGGAATCCCGGAGCTGGACGACCGGCTCGACACGCCGTCGATGCGCGCGTACACCGACACGCCGCTGTGGAACCAGCCGAACGCGGTGTTCAGCTGGACCAGCTACCTCGACGCGGAACCCGGCGGCGACGGCGTTTCGCCGTACGCCGCGCCGGCCCGGGCAGCGGATCTGGCCGGGTTGCCGCCGGCGTTCGTCACGACGTGCCAGTTCGACCCGTTGCGGGACGAGGGGATCCAGTACGCGCAACGCCTCGCGCACGCGGGCGTGGCGACCGAGCTGCGCCACTACCCGGGCACGTTCCACGGGTCGGGGATGGTCGAGACGGCGGCGATCTCCCGCCGGATGTTCGCCGACGAGGTCGACGCGCTGCGCCGCGGGCTGCGGGTGAGCGCGGGCTGA
- a CDS encoding NAD(P)-dependent oxidoreductase produces the protein MKTSVGLLHPGAMGAAVGAVLTARDIRTSWLPAGRGPATRRRAEDAGLTEAEDLAGCDVILSICPPAAALDVARSVAGFTGVYLDANAISPRHATEIARILDKATVADGGIVGPPPRQAGTTRLYLSGPATAVASLESLFAGTDLRPVVLDGPVGTASALKLAFASYNKLTFALAAQSHALAERYGVGGELRELAADVLSHTPLGAPGGITSAGRRAWRWEGEMAEIAEACADAGLSPASVDAARELFGRWRDHRDEAGLTLADLLQALVTPPA, from the coding sequence ATGAAGACTTCCGTCGGGTTGCTGCATCCCGGAGCCATGGGCGCCGCTGTCGGGGCGGTGCTCACCGCCCGAGATATCCGGACCTCCTGGCTCCCCGCCGGCCGCGGCCCCGCGACGCGCCGCCGAGCCGAGGACGCCGGGCTCACCGAAGCCGAAGACCTCGCCGGGTGCGACGTGATCCTCAGCATCTGCCCGCCCGCCGCCGCGCTCGACGTCGCCCGGAGCGTCGCCGGGTTCACCGGCGTCTACCTCGACGCCAACGCCATCAGCCCGCGGCACGCGACCGAGATCGCGCGGATCCTGGACAAGGCGACCGTCGCCGACGGCGGGATCGTCGGCCCGCCGCCGCGGCAGGCCGGGACCACCCGGCTCTACCTGTCCGGGCCCGCGACCGCCGTCGCATCCCTGGAAAGCCTGTTCGCCGGCACCGATCTCCGGCCCGTGGTGCTGGACGGCCCGGTCGGGACGGCGTCGGCGCTCAAGCTCGCCTTCGCCTCCTACAACAAGCTCACCTTCGCGCTGGCCGCGCAGTCCCACGCCTTGGCGGAGCGCTACGGCGTCGGCGGCGAGCTGCGTGAGCTCGCCGCCGACGTCCTGTCGCACACCCCGCTGGGCGCACCCGGCGGGATCACCTCCGCCGGCCGGCGGGCCTGGCGGTGGGAAGGCGAGATGGCCGAGATCGCCGAAGCGTGCGCCGACGCCGGGCTCTCACCCGCGTCGGTCGACGCCGCGCGGGAACTGTTCGGCCGCTGGCGCGACCACCGCGACGAAGCCGGCCTGACCCTCGCCGACCTCCTTCAGGCGCTGGTCACCCCGCCGGCGTGA
- a CDS encoding NADPH:quinone reductase encodes MKAVVYRRHGGPEVLSVSERAVVDPGPGEVRVRVVVSAVNPTDWKARAGRGAEAGTETPDTVPNQDGAGVVDAVGPDVTGLAPGDRVWLILAGTHGPEAGTAQEYTVLPAAKVVRLPDAAGFDEGAGFGVPGLTAHRALTVAEDGPTRLSPGALDGRTVLVSGGAGAVGNATIQLGRWAGATIVATVSSDEKAALARAAGAHHVLRYPDPELAGRIREVAPDGVDLVVEVAAGVNAGLHTEVLRARGTVAVYGDDRGTGTVSLEFGPNLWLNTRYQFLVLYTVGEDKLRAAAEDVTAALADGALRLGKDRGVPVHRFPLEDTAKAHIASEEGATGKVLIDVTPAG; translated from the coding sequence ATGAAAGCTGTCGTCTACCGCCGCCACGGCGGACCCGAGGTGCTGTCGGTGTCGGAGCGGGCCGTCGTGGACCCGGGTCCCGGCGAGGTCCGCGTCCGGGTCGTCGTGTCCGCGGTCAACCCCACCGACTGGAAGGCCCGCGCCGGCCGCGGCGCCGAGGCCGGGACCGAAACCCCCGACACCGTCCCCAACCAGGACGGCGCCGGGGTCGTCGACGCGGTCGGCCCGGACGTCACCGGGCTCGCGCCCGGCGACCGCGTGTGGCTGATCCTCGCCGGCACCCACGGCCCCGAGGCCGGCACCGCGCAGGAGTACACCGTGCTCCCGGCGGCGAAGGTCGTTCGCCTGCCCGACGCCGCCGGCTTCGACGAAGGCGCCGGGTTCGGTGTCCCGGGGCTGACCGCGCACCGGGCGCTGACCGTCGCCGAAGACGGGCCCACCCGGCTCTCCCCCGGCGCGCTCGACGGCCGGACGGTGCTGGTCAGCGGCGGGGCCGGCGCGGTCGGCAACGCCACGATCCAGCTCGGCCGCTGGGCCGGGGCGACGATCGTCGCGACCGTCAGCAGCGACGAGAAGGCCGCGCTCGCCCGTGCGGCCGGCGCCCACCACGTGCTGCGCTACCCCGACCCGGAGCTCGCCGGCCGGATCCGCGAGGTCGCGCCGGACGGCGTCGACCTGGTCGTGGAGGTCGCGGCCGGGGTCAACGCCGGGCTGCACACCGAGGTTCTGCGTGCGCGCGGCACGGTCGCGGTCTACGGCGACGACCGCGGCACGGGCACGGTCAGCCTCGAGTTCGGCCCGAACCTGTGGCTGAACACGCGCTACCAGTTCCTCGTGCTCTACACGGTCGGGGAGGACAAGCTCCGCGCCGCCGCCGAAGACGTCACCGCGGCGCTGGCCGACGGCGCGTTGCGGCTCGGCAAGGACCGCGGCGTGCCGGTCCACCGCTTCCCGCTCGAAGACACCGCGAAGGCCCACATCGCGTCCGAGGAGGGCGCGACCGGGAAGGTGCTGATCGACGTCACGCCGGCGGGGTGA
- the glgC gene encoding glucose-1-phosphate adenylyltransferase, producing MNTGADVLGIVLAGGEGKRLMPLTADRAKPAVPFGGVHRLVDFVLSNLVHGGFRRLCVLTQYKSHSLDRHISTTWRLSALTGEYVTPVPAQQRLGPRWYQGSADAIHQSLNLVYDEDPEYIAVFGADNIYRMDPRQMLEAHISSGAGVTVAGIRVPRAEASSFGVIRTTDGLMIDAFMEKPADPPGLPDSPEESYVSMGNYIFTTKVMLEALHADAENAASHHDMGRDIIPALVKSGEAAVYNFNGNVVPGETERDHGYWRDVGTIDSYYEAHTDLISTHPIFNLYNRKWPILAHPGQRAAAKFVEGGSANQSIVSNGCIISGAQVVDSVLSPDVLVEQGAVVQGSVLLDGARVGRGAVVRRAILDKNVVVPPGAHIGVDLARDRGHYHVSEGGIVVLGKGERAI from the coding sequence GTGAACACTGGAGCGGACGTGCTGGGCATCGTGCTCGCGGGCGGCGAGGGCAAGCGGCTGATGCCGCTGACCGCCGACCGCGCCAAACCCGCCGTGCCCTTCGGGGGTGTGCACCGGCTGGTCGACTTCGTGCTGTCGAACCTGGTGCACGGCGGGTTCCGGCGGCTGTGCGTGCTGACGCAGTACAAGTCGCACTCGCTCGACCGGCACATCTCGACGACGTGGCGCCTCTCGGCGCTGACCGGCGAGTACGTCACGCCGGTGCCGGCGCAGCAGCGGCTGGGCCCGCGCTGGTACCAGGGCAGCGCCGACGCCATCCACCAGAGCCTCAACCTGGTCTACGACGAGGACCCCGAGTACATCGCGGTGTTCGGCGCGGACAACATCTACCGGATGGACCCCCGGCAGATGCTGGAGGCCCACATCTCCTCGGGCGCCGGCGTCACCGTCGCCGGGATCCGGGTGCCGCGCGCCGAGGCGAGCTCGTTCGGCGTCATCCGGACGACCGACGGGCTGATGATCGACGCGTTCATGGAGAAGCCCGCCGACCCGCCGGGCCTGCCCGACTCCCCCGAGGAGTCGTACGTGTCGATGGGCAACTACATCTTCACGACGAAGGTGATGCTGGAGGCGCTGCACGCGGACGCCGAGAACGCGGCCTCGCACCACGACATGGGCCGCGACATCATCCCGGCGCTGGTCAAGTCGGGCGAGGCGGCGGTCTACAACTTCAACGGCAACGTCGTGCCCGGCGAGACCGAGCGCGACCACGGCTACTGGCGCGACGTCGGGACGATCGACAGCTACTACGAGGCGCACACCGACCTGATCTCGACGCACCCGATCTTCAACCTGTACAACCGGAAGTGGCCGATCCTGGCGCACCCGGGCCAGCGCGCGGCGGCGAAGTTCGTCGAGGGAGGCTCGGCGAACCAGTCGATCGTCAGCAACGGCTGCATCATCTCGGGCGCGCAGGTCGTGGACTCGGTGCTCTCGCCCGACGTGCTCGTGGAGCAGGGCGCGGTGGTCCAGGGGTCGGTGCTGCTGGACGGCGCCCGGGTGGGCCGCGGCGCGGTGGTGCGGCGGGCGATCCTCGACAAGAACGTCGTGGTGCCGCCGGGGGCGCACATCGGGGTCGACCTGGCCAGGGACCGCGGGCACTACCACGTCAGCGAGGGCGGGATCGTCGTGCTCGGCAAGGGAGAACGCGCGATCTGA
- the glgA gene encoding glycogen synthase gives MKVGLLTREYPPEVYGGAGVHVEFLARELRSLVDLDVHCWGADRPDATGHTDPHGYRQPAFTTMDIAVSMANALEDHDLAHSHTWYANLAGHLAKLTHGIPHVVTAHSLEPLRPWKAEQLGGGYRVSSWIEREAYESADAIIAVSGGMRRDVLAAYPAVPPERVHVIHNGIDTTLYRPDPGTDALAKHGIDPTRPYVLFVGRITRQKGVPHLVRAAASLEPGTQLVLCAGGADTPELDAEFRGLVAELEKTRTGVRWIPEMLPRPEVVQLLTHATVFACPSVYEPLGIVNLEAMACGTPVVASDVGGIPEVVDDGRTGLLVHYDDQDPRGFEAGLAAALNEVVGSPDRAAAMGTAGRERAVGEFGWKAIAERTVALYEACGRSS, from the coding sequence ATGAAGGTCGGCCTGCTCACCCGGGAATACCCGCCGGAGGTCTACGGCGGCGCCGGGGTTCACGTGGAGTTCCTCGCCCGGGAGTTGCGGTCGCTGGTCGATCTCGACGTCCACTGCTGGGGCGCGGACCGCCCGGACGCCACCGGCCACACCGATCCGCACGGGTACCGCCAGCCCGCGTTCACGACCATGGACATCGCCGTCTCGATGGCGAACGCCCTCGAAGACCACGACCTCGCGCACAGCCACACCTGGTACGCGAACCTGGCGGGGCACCTGGCGAAGCTGACGCACGGCATTCCGCACGTGGTCACCGCGCACTCGCTGGAGCCGCTGCGGCCGTGGAAGGCCGAGCAGCTCGGCGGCGGCTACCGCGTCTCGTCGTGGATCGAGCGTGAGGCCTACGAGTCCGCGGACGCGATCATCGCGGTCAGCGGCGGCATGCGCCGCGACGTCCTCGCGGCCTACCCGGCGGTGCCGCCCGAGCGGGTCCACGTGATCCACAACGGCATCGACACCACGCTCTACCGCCCGGACCCGGGCACGGACGCACTCGCGAAGCACGGCATCGACCCGACCCGGCCGTACGTGCTGTTCGTCGGCCGGATCACGCGGCAGAAGGGCGTCCCGCACCTGGTGCGCGCGGCCGCGTCGCTCGAGCCGGGCACCCAGCTGGTGCTGTGCGCGGGCGGCGCGGACACCCCCGAGCTGGACGCGGAGTTCCGCGGGCTGGTCGCGGAGCTGGAGAAGACGCGCACCGGGGTCCGCTGGATCCCGGAGATGCTGCCGCGTCCCGAGGTCGTGCAGCTGCTCACCCACGCCACGGTGTTCGCCTGCCCGTCGGTCTACGAGCCGCTGGGCATCGTGAACCTGGAGGCGATGGCGTGCGGCACGCCGGTGGTGGCCAGTGACGTCGGCGGCATCCCGGAGGTCGTCGACGACGGCCGGACCGGATTGCTCGTGCACTACGACGACCAGGACCCGCGAGGGTTCGAGGCGGGCCTGGCCGCCGCGCTGAACGAGGTGGTGGGTTCCCCGGACCGGGCCGCCGCGATGGGTACCGCCGGCCGCGAGCGCGCGGTCGGCGAGTTCGGCTGGAAGGCGATCGCCGAGCGGACGGTCGCCCTCTACGAGGCGTGCGGGAGGTCGTCGTGA
- a CDS encoding choice-of-anchor A family protein, whose amino-acid sequence MRATHAALAALAACGLVVLSVPVLRSAHADPLPDGLGPCVPGTCPDPYPPVGNHPFAGRDNGVNLYVGGSMRVTGSAAEAEGRVVVGGDFTLRKTSGSSIYNVGVAGVGSRVPPPDGADYLTVGGDLTVADQQRLDAVGDSAGGVVRHAKTVTGTVIGKLVHDTDAMQPYAGLRGRLNAASRCYARATTTGTAVNQGYQTLFTGDGKAKLQVFTIDQDIAGPGGGTQGIAFAGIPAGATVLVNLTGRARTINTYSGGVEDSDPLNALRPRLLWNFPAAATVGLTGSGMFQGSVLVGNPAGTTTVTLPGTNGRFFTAGDLVHGSSAGQGSGQEFHAYPFVGDLPSCRDEPEPTTTAPTTTTGTSTTAPTTSTSTTTTTAGPTTTTASPTTSEPATTTSEPSTTATTSEPSTTTPTTTEPSATTTTTTSEPTTSTTSPTTTEPSTSTTTTKPSTGTTTATSGPATSTTTSASSTTAATPAPAPTTPGGGSGRLPDTGIDLGPILGLGALLLTGGIALVLVTTRRKAP is encoded by the coding sequence GTGCGCGCGACCCATGCCGCCCTGGCGGCGCTGGCGGCCTGCGGGCTCGTGGTGCTTTCGGTACCCGTGCTGCGGTCCGCGCACGCCGACCCGCTGCCCGACGGCCTCGGACCGTGCGTGCCCGGGACGTGCCCCGATCCCTACCCGCCGGTCGGCAACCACCCCTTCGCCGGGCGCGACAACGGTGTCAACCTCTACGTCGGCGGCAGCATGCGCGTCACCGGCAGCGCCGCCGAGGCGGAGGGCCGGGTGGTCGTCGGGGGTGACTTCACGCTGCGGAAGACGTCCGGGTCGTCGATCTACAACGTCGGCGTCGCCGGGGTCGGCTCCCGCGTGCCGCCGCCGGACGGTGCCGACTACCTGACCGTCGGCGGGGACCTGACGGTCGCCGACCAGCAACGGCTCGACGCCGTGGGCGACTCGGCCGGCGGCGTCGTCCGCCACGCCAAGACGGTCACCGGCACCGTGATCGGGAAGCTCGTGCACGACACCGACGCGATGCAGCCGTACGCGGGGCTGCGGGGACGGCTCAACGCCGCGAGCAGGTGCTACGCCCGGGCCACGACCACCGGGACCGCGGTGAACCAGGGCTATCAGACGCTCTTCACCGGCGACGGCAAGGCGAAGCTTCAGGTCTTCACGATCGACCAGGACATCGCCGGGCCGGGCGGCGGCACGCAGGGCATCGCGTTCGCCGGCATCCCCGCCGGGGCGACGGTGCTGGTCAACCTCACCGGCCGGGCCCGGACGATCAACACCTACAGCGGCGGCGTCGAGGACAGCGACCCGCTCAACGCGCTGCGCCCCCGCCTGCTGTGGAACTTCCCGGCCGCGGCCACGGTCGGCCTCACCGGCAGCGGCATGTTCCAGGGCAGCGTGCTCGTGGGCAACCCGGCGGGGACGACCACCGTGACGCTGCCGGGGACGAACGGCCGCTTCTTCACGGCGGGCGACCTCGTCCACGGCTCGAGCGCCGGCCAGGGCAGCGGGCAGGAGTTCCACGCGTACCCGTTCGTCGGCGACCTGCCCTCGTGCCGGGACGAGCCCGAACCGACCACGACAGCCCCGACGACCACCACCGGAACGAGCACCACGGCGCCGACCACCAGCACCTCGACCACGACGACCACAGCCGGGCCGACGACGACCACGGCATCGCCGACCACCTCCGAGCCGGCCACCACCACATCCGAGCCGTCGACGACAGCGACCACGAGCGAGCCGTCGACCACGACCCCGACCACCACCGAGCCGTCGGCCACGACCACGACGACCACGTCCGAGCCGACCACCTCGACCACATCGCCGACCACGACCGAGCCGTCGACGTCGACCACCACGACCAAGCCGTCGACCGGCACCACCACCGCCACGAGCGGCCCGGCCACCTCCACCACGACCTCGGCATCCTCGACGACAGCGGCCACCCCGGCCCCCGCACCCACCACCCCCGGCGGCGGCAGCGGCCGCCTGCCGGACACCGGGATCGACCTCGGCCCGATCCTCGGCCTCGGAGCCCTGCTCCTGACCGGCGGCATCGCGCTCGTCCTGGTCACCACCCGCCGGAAGGCGCCCTGA
- a CDS encoding STAS domain-containing protein: MTENRTQPRFATTTEAGVVIVRCAGDLDLATTTRLRDALLGPFRGDATAVVADLTETTYCDSTVFSVLVESYREAVALDIPYAIAAARIAVARPLAILGLDSVLPLYTGVAEARAAVTGDPSVRIS; this comes from the coding sequence ATGACCGAGAACCGCACCCAGCCCCGCTTCGCGACGACGACCGAAGCGGGGGTCGTGATCGTCCGCTGCGCCGGCGACCTCGACCTGGCGACCACCACCCGGCTGCGCGACGCGCTGCTGGGCCCGTTCCGCGGCGACGCGACCGCGGTCGTCGCCGATCTCACCGAGACGACCTACTGCGACTCGACCGTCTTCAGCGTCCTGGTCGAGTCCTACCGCGAGGCCGTCGCGCTCGACATTCCGTACGCCATCGCGGCGGCCCGGATCGCGGTCGCCCGGCCCCTGGCCATCCTCGGCCTGGACAGCGTGCTGCCGCTGTACACCGGCGTCGCCGAAGCGCGCGCCGCGGTCACCGGGGATCCGTCCGTCCGCATCTCCTGA
- a CDS encoding MerR family transcriptional regulator, giving the protein MEPKNIETGAWAPGKVAALLGVSPVTLRSWSARYGIGPSAPASGRHRRYSDADVRRLQHMQRLVARGMPVREAAAVAFGDSSAGPPEVPPARRVRELEDAADELRSASVAGLIDETLGTLGPAAAWTEVLAPVLRSLGDRWQRGDVCFGSEWALTTEISLAYERFSRRFPAAVPGRPVLLACCPAERHSLPMEALRATLAEAGVPVAYLGQLVPAETVADLAARLDPVLVLLWSLAAPTADDLLAARVRDLGRVVGMAGPGWEHLGDRGFARVDDLASAVELAVAHAEA; this is encoded by the coding sequence GTGGAACCGAAGAACATCGAGACGGGTGCCTGGGCGCCGGGCAAGGTGGCCGCGCTGCTGGGCGTCTCGCCGGTGACCCTGCGCAGCTGGAGCGCGCGGTACGGGATCGGTCCGTCGGCCCCGGCTTCCGGACGGCACCGCCGCTACTCCGACGCCGACGTCCGGCGGCTGCAGCACATGCAGCGGCTCGTCGCCCGGGGGATGCCGGTGCGGGAGGCCGCCGCCGTGGCCTTCGGCGACTCGTCCGCCGGCCCGCCCGAGGTGCCTCCGGCCCGCCGGGTGCGCGAGCTCGAGGACGCCGCCGACGAGCTGCGATCCGCGTCGGTCGCCGGGCTGATCGACGAAACCCTCGGCACGCTCGGCCCGGCCGCCGCCTGGACCGAAGTCCTCGCTCCGGTCCTGCGCAGCCTCGGCGACCGCTGGCAGCGCGGCGACGTCTGCTTCGGGTCGGAATGGGCGCTGACGACGGAGATCTCACTGGCGTACGAGCGGTTCAGCCGCCGCTTCCCGGCGGCCGTCCCGGGCCGGCCGGTCCTGCTGGCGTGCTGTCCCGCCGAACGGCACTCCCTGCCGATGGAGGCCCTGCGCGCGACCCTGGCCGAGGCCGGGGTGCCGGTCGCCTATCTCGGCCAGCTGGTGCCGGCCGAAACGGTCGCCGACCTGGCGGCGCGCCTCGACCCGGTGCTGGTGCTGCTGTGGTCCCTGGCGGCCCCGACGGCCGACGACCTGCTCGCCGCCCGCGTGCGCGACCTCGGCCGCGTCGTGGGCATGGCGGGGCCGGGCTGGGAGCACCTGGGCGACCGCGGCTTCGCCAGGGTCGACGACCTGGCCTCGGCGGTCGAGCTGGCCGTGGCGCACGCGGAGGCGTAG
- a CDS encoding SRPBCC family protein, with product MVQVERTVTVRAPVARVAEYLADFAHTEDWDPGTVTCTRTDAGPITVGAEWHNVSEFRGRRTELDYHLTRRDAGRVTFVGRNKTATSTDDFGLSAGPDGTTVRYRATIVFHGWAKLASPLLKREFERLGDAVAPELTRVLDGLA from the coding sequence ATGGTCCAGGTCGAACGCACCGTCACCGTGCGCGCGCCGGTCGCGCGCGTCGCGGAGTACCTCGCGGACTTCGCGCACACGGAGGACTGGGACCCGGGCACGGTGACGTGCACCCGCACGGACGCGGGTCCGATCACCGTCGGCGCCGAGTGGCACAACGTGTCGGAGTTCCGCGGCCGCCGGACGGAGCTGGACTACCACCTGACGCGGCGCGACGCCGGCCGCGTGACATTCGTGGGCCGGAACAAGACGGCGACCTCGACCGACGACTTCGGCCTCTCCGCGGGCCCGGACGGGACGACGGTCCGCTACCGCGCGACGATCGTGTTCCACGGCTGGGCGAAGCTCGCGAGCCCGCTGCTGAAGCGCGAGTTCGAACGGCTCGGGGACGCGGTGGCGCCGGAGCTGACGCGGGTCCTCGACGGGCTGGCGTGA